One Anser cygnoides isolate HZ-2024a breed goose chromosome 4, Taihu_goose_T2T_genome, whole genome shotgun sequence genomic region harbors:
- the LOC125180319 gene encoding C-X-C motif chemokine 2-like, with translation MRLLPAALALALLLSSLAPGDGLSLESLLTNKRCKCVKSTAQVISLGLILAIDVMPPGIHCRRKEIILSLTRSRKVCVAPEAPWIQLLIHKLTQRNGTRKEAAARSRRDAERRPLAP, from the exons ATGCGGCTGCTGCCGGCGGCGCtggccctggccctgctcctgAGCAGCCTGGCGCCAGGGGACG GTCTGTCGCTGGAGAGCCTGCTGACCAACAAGAGGTGCAAGTGCGTCAAATCGACCGCCCAGGTCATCAGCTTGGGGCTGATCCTCGCCATTGACGTTATGCCGCCAGGCATTcactgcaggaggaaggagatCAT CCTCTCCCTGACGAGGAGCAGGAAGGTGTGCGTGGCCCCCGAGGCGCCCTGGATCCAGCTGCTCATCCACAAGCTGACGCAGAGGAATGGCACCAGGAAAGAGGCGGCGGCGCGGTCGCGGAGGGATGCGGAGAGGCGGCCGCTGGCCCCCTGA
- the LOC106049328 gene encoding alveolar macrophage chemotactic factor-like: MAWWAALLLGVLLATHRPGGAALLEANGNLSCRCAKTTATFIHPSKYGSVEVRPVGSSCRRLEVVIKLKSLERVCVDPNALWVKKLLQDLPKLRKKAAPP, translated from the exons ATGGCATGGTGGgcggccctgctgctgggggtgctgctggcgaCCCACCGCCCCGGGGGCGCAG CCCTCCTGGAAGCCAACGGCAACCTGAGCTGCCGCTGCGCCAAGACCACGGCCACCTTCATCCACCCGTCCAAGTACGGGAGCGTCGAGGTCCGGCCGGTGGGGAGCAGCTGCCGGCGCCTCGAGGTGGT GATTAAACTAAAATCCCTTGAGAGGGTCTGCGTGGATCCCAACGccctctgggtgaagaaacTCCTGCAGGACCTCCCGAAGCT gaggaagaaagctgCTCCTCCCTGA
- the LOC106049327 gene encoding growth-regulated alpha protein-like, which yields MHPLARGGTGATMLLGLLLLLMMMMSRSAHAAILEVNGNLSCRCVKTTSDYISPKRYESIEIRPVGSTCRRTEIIIKLRTSAKVCVNPEAPWVKKLLKRIATTKKK from the exons ATGCACCCGTTGGCCCGGGGGGGAACAGGAGCCACCatgctcctggggctgctgctgctgctgatgatGATGATGTCCCGCTCGGCCCATGCAG cCATCCTGGAAGTGAACGGAAACCTGAGCTGTAGGTGTGTAAAGACAACTTCAGACTACATCAGCCCAAAGAGATATGAAAGCATTGAAATAAGACCCGTGGGAAGCACCTGCAGACGTACAGAGATCAT AATTAAATTAAGAACTTCGGCAAAAGTGTGCGTGAACCCCGAGGCCCCTTGGGTAAAGAAACTACTGAAGCGTATTGCGACCAC gaagaaaaaataa